The Pseudanabaena galeata CCNP1313 genome segment TTGAGTATTACTCCAAAAACGGTGAGAGACCATCTCAGTGCCAAACAGCATCAACTCTATGAGTTAATCTGGCGCAGAGCCGTTGCTTCTCAATGTGCGAATGCTTTGATTCAGAAAAGTCGCGTGATTATTCAGGCTGGTTCGACGCTCTGGCAAACTAGGGGCAGTATTCTCACCTTTGCGGGTTATACGCGCTATTGGAACGATTTGAGTAAGGATAAACATATTCCTGCGTTAACAAGCGGTCAGACCTTGGCTTTGGCGAATGCGGGTTTCACGCAGAAGCAAACTCAACCTCCTGCTAGGTATAGCGAGGCGAAGTTAGTGCAGGTGTTAGAGCGTCAGGGTGTGGGTAGACCGAGTACGTTTGCGGCGATCGTCAAGACCCTGAAGGATAGAACCTATGTGTTACTCAAGGGTAAAGTTCTCGAACCTTCGGCTTTGGGAATGTCTACGGATGATGTGTTGCATAAAACTTTCCCCGATTTGCTCAGAGCCGATTTTACCGCAGGGATGGAAACGACTTTGGATGAGATCTCGGTGGGTAAGTTGGAGTGGCAAAGCTATTTGATTGGTTGGCATCAGTCTTATTTTCAGCCGATGTTGGCGCGTGCCTATACAAATCTCGGTGCGGATTTACAGCCAAGTAATCGCAAAAATGAGCTTTCGGATGTGGCTTGTCCTACTTGTAGTCATCCTCTCAGTAAGATTCCTTCTAAAAAGGTGAGTGGTGGGCATTTTCTCAAGTGTGAGCACGGCTGTGAGAATCTGGTGATGTTTTGGAGCGATCGCCGTAATCAGTGGGAGATTCCTCAACCGAAGGGCGAGAATGCAGTGACGGCGGAGGTGACTAATTTTGCTTGTCCTGTCTGTGGCAAGCCTTTGGCTAAGTTTCCCTACCATAAAGATGGTGTGGATAAAGTGATGTTGAAGTGTGCGGATGTTCAGGCACGTCAACGCAAGGATCATGCGGATGTGGTCTTTTTCTGGTCTTCTCAGGAGAAGTGGTGGTCGAAGAAGTTTGGCGATCTGGATGAGGCGGCTAAGCCGAATTTGGGTAAGGCTTCAACAGCTAAGGAGAAGAAATCTGCTCAGGGAAAGTCTAAGCAGGCGGGTAAAGTGACTAAGCCTCGTCCTAAAAAGTTGTCTTGATTGGAATTACACCTAGCTAATTATGCGAATCAGGCAGTTGAACCACGTTGCCTGCGATGAGCTGCCATTGACCATTTAGCATCGCCCAAGTTCTTCCATATCGATAATAGC includes the following:
- the topA gene encoding type I DNA topoisomerase: MKKLLLVESPSKCKTIQAILGSEWQVEASFGHFTELAKDGEDSLGFTMHKDTNKIECRYQLTEGKGQQVVSKLRAAVKNASEVVLATDGDREGEGIAWHLQQQLHLRNPKRAVYNQITPTAVRAAIANAHQLDLNLISAQRARQCLDRLIGFKVSPLVRRTSGGSSAGRVQSVALHIVCQREREINTFVPITYWSVWTEYAEGFTSFYAGSSEIEPVLEDQDVTDDAAEVNTESTVESKRVLSEAEAARIIQVARNHPHVVREATGVTAQKSPLPPFITSSLQQAASVRLGLSPEETMKVAQELFEGVDLPQGRKGLITYHRTDSTSLAPEFCAEVKEWLSKHDPDNVPKKTTRHREQANAQSAHEAIRPTYLSITPKTVRDHLSAKQHQLYELIWRRAVASQCANALIQKSRVIIQAGSTLWQTRGSILTFAGYTRYWNDLSKDKHIPALTSGQTLALANAGFTQKQTQPPARYSEAKLVQVLERQGVGRPSTFAAIVKTLKDRTYVLLKGKVLEPSALGMSTDDVLHKTFPDLLRADFTAGMETTLDEISVGKLEWQSYLIGWHQSYFQPMLARAYTNLGADLQPSNRKNELSDVACPTCSHPLSKIPSKKVSGGHFLKCEHGCENLVMFWSDRRNQWEIPQPKGENAVTAEVTNFACPVCGKPLAKFPYHKDGVDKVMLKCADVQARQRKDHADVVFFWSSQEKWWSKKFGDLDEAAKPNLGKASTAKEKKSAQGKSKQAGKVTKPRPKKLS